A single region of the Kineosporiaceae bacterium SCSIO 59966 genome encodes:
- a CDS encoding EAL domain-containing protein — translation MTGLARPLPVAPRQVPGRLLGDVAELAARVLSAAPHSALEVAAEGVHRLTAADLVVVSTAEGGSQLFRVVVGDDGGPGPRPGEEVPTAHSVAGEALATRQVQVCHDAADDPRVSARYSELHAIRSSVVVPLLVNGRPHGLLGLVGRAPRLFGDDDVAVAQLVAGAVAARLQDAVRAAEQESLLGTVFDALDEGIVVRSAPDGIVLVANTTAERILGAEDDGLVGRPVRTGWQWFDEDGGELAVADLPTATTLRTGEPVRDRLVHVHRGDGGSAWLELTALPVHDDAGQMTSVVTRVADVTARIRVTEDLRRSQRRLAAATAVTGLAWWDYDVLNDRHVWSDAMFALVGLEPGEPPGIQGLLDRVHPEDRELLTPDDRQAGSRVFRVVHDDGTVRYLQSWSDVVHDQDGRVRHIHGTTLDVTEREQSLRAVADSEEMFRAAFDDAPTGMAIISLAPERAGTVLRANTALVEMLGVGPDGLVDRPITRWLHPDELPDAAADLARLGAGRQVAARDVLLTREDGRLLHAWARSAVMGASPGAEPCVLVHYLDVTDQRRAEASLRRMAMTDTLTGLANRTRFTQTLTAALGRLPSEPGDGTALAALMLDLDRFKLVNDALGHPVGDELLVAVAGRLRQAVPARGDVARLGGDEFVVLIEGTSTQAALDVADRIAVSLREPYDLPSGRRVVTSASVGVAIARTSGHTTSDLMREADLALYRAKDAGRDRVALCDDETRALAVARVDVENVLRAALDGDGLRVHLQPVVDLASRTVVGAEALVRVATSDGVLLPPAAFIGVAEETGLIVRVDQWVVEQVAAWLAGPGADLPHVAVNVSSRSLHEPGFADQVVGALARHGLPGHRLQVEITETVLLEATTEADQALGVLRDAGVAVGLDDFGTGYSALAYLQRLPLDFLKIDRSFVSRLGQRDVAAEATVRAIVEVAHAHRLQVTAEGVETRDQELSLRAAGCDFGQGWLFGRPTPTATFTP, via the coding sequence ATGACGGGGTTGGCGCGACCGCTGCCGGTGGCGCCCCGGCAGGTGCCGGGGCGCCTGCTCGGTGACGTCGCCGAGCTCGCCGCTCGGGTGCTGTCGGCGGCGCCGCACTCGGCGCTCGAGGTGGCCGCCGAGGGCGTGCACCGGCTCACCGCGGCTGACCTCGTGGTCGTCTCCACCGCGGAGGGCGGCAGCCAGCTCTTCCGGGTCGTCGTCGGGGACGACGGCGGGCCCGGGCCGCGTCCTGGTGAGGAGGTGCCGACCGCGCACAGCGTCGCCGGGGAGGCGCTGGCCACCCGGCAGGTGCAGGTCTGCCACGACGCCGCGGACGACCCGCGCGTCTCCGCCCGGTACAGCGAGCTGCACGCCATCCGGTCCTCGGTCGTCGTGCCGCTGCTCGTCAACGGCCGGCCGCACGGGTTGCTCGGCCTGGTCGGCCGGGCCCCGCGGCTCTTCGGGGACGACGACGTCGCCGTCGCCCAGCTCGTCGCCGGCGCGGTGGCTGCCCGGCTGCAGGACGCCGTCCGGGCCGCCGAGCAGGAGAGCCTGCTCGGCACCGTCTTCGACGCCCTGGACGAGGGGATCGTCGTCCGCTCCGCCCCGGACGGGATCGTCCTGGTGGCCAACACGACGGCCGAGAGGATCCTGGGGGCCGAGGACGACGGGCTGGTCGGCCGCCCGGTGCGTACCGGGTGGCAGTGGTTCGACGAGGACGGCGGGGAGCTCGCCGTCGCCGACCTGCCGACCGCGACGACGCTGCGCACCGGCGAGCCGGTCCGCGACCGGCTCGTCCACGTCCACCGCGGCGACGGGGGCTCCGCCTGGTTGGAGCTCACCGCCCTGCCGGTGCACGACGACGCCGGCCAGATGACGAGCGTCGTCACTCGGGTCGCCGACGTCACCGCCCGGATCCGGGTGACCGAGGACCTGCGCCGCAGCCAGCGCCGGCTGGCCGCGGCGACCGCGGTGACCGGACTCGCCTGGTGGGACTACGACGTCCTGAACGACCGGCACGTCTGGTCCGACGCGATGTTCGCCCTCGTCGGGCTGGAGCCCGGTGAGCCGCCGGGGATCCAGGGGCTGCTCGACCGGGTCCACCCCGAGGACCGGGAGCTGCTCACCCCGGACGACAGGCAGGCTGGGAGCCGGGTGTTCCGGGTCGTCCACGACGACGGCACGGTGCGCTACCTGCAGTCCTGGAGCGACGTCGTCCACGACCAGGACGGTCGGGTCCGGCACATCCACGGCACCACGCTCGACGTCACCGAGCGGGAGCAGTCGCTGCGAGCGGTGGCCGACTCCGAGGAGATGTTCCGCGCGGCGTTCGACGACGCCCCGACCGGGATGGCGATCATCTCGCTGGCTCCGGAGCGGGCCGGGACCGTGCTGCGCGCCAACACCGCGCTGGTGGAGATGCTGGGTGTCGGCCCGGACGGCCTCGTCGACCGGCCCATCACCCGGTGGCTGCACCCCGACGAGCTCCCCGACGCCGCCGCGGACCTCGCCCGGCTCGGCGCCGGCCGGCAGGTCGCCGCGCGCGACGTCCTGCTGACCCGCGAGGACGGGCGGCTGCTGCACGCGTGGGCCCGGTCGGCGGTGATGGGCGCCAGCCCCGGCGCCGAGCCGTGCGTCCTCGTGCACTACCTCGACGTCACCGACCAGCGCCGGGCCGAGGCCTCGCTGCGCCGGATGGCGATGACGGACACCCTGACCGGGCTGGCCAACCGCACCCGGTTCACCCAGACCCTGACCGCCGCCCTCGGCCGGCTGCCCTCCGAACCCGGCGACGGGACCGCGCTCGCCGCCCTCATGCTCGACCTCGACCGGTTCAAGCTCGTCAACGACGCGCTCGGCCACCCGGTCGGCGACGAGCTGCTCGTCGCGGTCGCCGGGCGGCTGCGCCAGGCCGTGCCTGCTCGCGGCGACGTCGCCCGTCTCGGCGGGGACGAGTTCGTCGTCCTCATCGAGGGCACGAGCACCCAGGCCGCGCTCGACGTCGCCGACCGGATCGCCGTGAGCCTGCGGGAGCCGTACGACCTGCCCTCGGGACGGCGGGTGGTGACCTCCGCCAGCGTCGGGGTGGCGATCGCCCGCACGAGCGGCCACACGACGTCCGACCTGATGCGGGAGGCCGACCTCGCGCTCTACCGGGCCAAGGACGCCGGCCGCGACCGGGTCGCCCTGTGCGACGACGAGACCCGGGCCCTGGCGGTGGCGCGGGTGGACGTCGAGAACGTCCTGCGGGCCGCGCTGGACGGTGACGGGCTGCGGGTGCACCTCCAGCCGGTCGTGGACCTGGCGTCGAGGACCGTCGTCGGGGCCGAGGCGCTCGTCCGGGTCGCCACCTCCGACGGGGTTCTGCTGCCGCCGGCCGCGTTCATCGGCGTGGCCGAGGAGACCGGGCTCATCGTGCGGGTGGACCAGTGGGTCGTCGAGCAGGTCGCCGCGTGGCTCGCCGGTCCCGGGGCAGACCTGCCCCACGTCGCGGTCAACGTCTCCAGCCGCAGCCTGCACGAGCCGGGCTTCGCCGACCAGGTCGTCGGCGCCCTGGCCCGCCACGGTCTACCGGGCCACCGGCTGCAGGTCGAGATCACCGAGACCGTGCTGCTCGAGGCCACCACCGAGGCAGACCAGGCGCTCGGCGTGCTGCGGGACGCCGGGGTCGCGGTCGGGCTCGACGACTTCGGCACCGGGTACTCGGCGCTGGCCTACCTGCAGCGGCTGCCGCTGGACTTCCTCAAGATCGACCGGTCGTTCGTCAGCCGGCTCGGCCAGCGGGACGTCGCCGCCGAGGCCACGGTGCGGGCCATCGTCGAGGTCGCGCACGCGCACCGGCTCCAGGTGACCGCCGAGGGAGTCGAGACTCGTGACCAGGAGCTCAGCCTGCGCGCTGCCGGCTGCGACTTCGGTCAGGGCTGGTTGTTCGGCCGCCCCACCCCCACCGCCACCTTCACCCCCTGA